In Methylobacterium sp. WL1, the sequence TGGGCGCGCGCTCAGGTACGTCGTCTCGACGGCGAAGGGGAGGGGGATGATACCCAGGTCCCAAGCGTCCGCACCGCAGTCGAAGCTTATGTCGCCGCCCGCTCAGCGCGTGCTCCAGCGGCGGGGAGGGACGCCGAGAAGCGCCTCGGCAAGCACGTCCTCTATGATCAGGTCTTCGCCGATACGGACCTAGCGAAGCTCAATGCGGGGACCGTCCGGGCTTGGCGACAGCGCCTATCGGGCGAGTTGCAACCCACCACCGTCAACCGGCTGCTGAACGACTTGCGCGCCGCGCTCAATGCAGCTGCGGAACACCACCGTCGCGTGCTGCCGGCCACGCTCGCCGCCGAGATACGTGCTGGCACGAAGGCGAATTCAGCAGGATCGAGCGCGCGCAAGCAGGTCCTGCCTGATGCCGAGATCCGCCGCCTTATCGACGCGGCCTTCATCGTCGACGAGACCTGTGATTTCGGGCGGCTCGTACTGGTCATGGCGGCCACGGGCGCTCGCCACTCGCAGGTCGCGCGAATCACTGTCGGCGACGTGCAGACCGCGCGTGGTCGGATCATGGTGCCACCCTCGAACAAGGGACGCGCCGGCAAGCGCCCGACGCCGATCGCCGTGCCGGTCGGGGCCGACGTAATCGAGCGGCTCCAAGTCGCCATTGCCGGCCGTCGGGGGCACGAGCCGCTCTTGTTGCACTGGCGGCATCGACAAGTCGGGCCCGTCACCTGGGAGCGTGTCGATCGAGGGCCGTGGGCCACGGCCTCGGCAGCTCTGCGCCTATGGGACAGGGCCCGGACCCGCGCAGGGGCGCCTCCTGGGACAGTCATGCTGTGCCTGCGCCATAGCTCGATCGTACGGGCGCTGAGCGCCGGCGTGCCGGTGAGGCTCGTCGCGGCGCTGCACGACACCAGCGTGCAGATGATCGAGGACCACTACTCCGCCTACATCGTCGAGGCGACCGAGGAGATCGCACGCCGAGCCGTCACGCCCCTGGCACCGAGCACTGCCGCTGCGCTGCGCTCCGTCGATGGCGCCGCGGCATGAATCAACAGCGGAAACGCGCGAAGACCAAGATAACCACCAACGGGAAGATCCTCGGTCGGCCCGTCGGGCGTTCGAAGGCTTTGCCGTTACCGCTGATCGAG encodes:
- a CDS encoding tyrosine-type recombinase/integrase, which codes for MTAAIEWARAQVRRLDGEGEGDDTQVPSVRTAVEAYVAARSARAPAAGRDAEKRLGKHVLYDQVFADTDLAKLNAGTVRAWRQRLSGELQPTTVNRLLNDLRAALNAAAEHHRRVLPATLAAEIRAGTKANSAGSSARKQVLPDAEIRRLIDAAFIVDETCDFGRLVLVMAATGARHSQVARITVGDVQTARGRIMVPPSNKGRAGKRPTPIAVPVGADVIERLQVAIAGRRGHEPLLLHWRHRQVGPVTWERVDRGPWATASAALRLWDRARTRAGAPPGTVMLCLRHSSIVRALSAGVPVRLVAALHDTSVQMIEDHYSAYIVEATEEIARRAVTPLAPSTAAALRSVDGAAA